The following is a genomic window from Nocardioides thalensis.
ACCCGGCGACGGCGATGATCGTCGCGAGGTAGGGCAGCGCGGACAGGAGCTCGCCGGGCACCTTCTCGTCGAGGATGCTCAGCTGGTTCTCCAGCGTGCGGAGGAAGCCGAACAGCAGCGCGGCGAGCGCGGCGTAGATCGGGTGCCAGCGCCCCATGATGACCGCGGCGAGCGCGATGAAGCCGGTGCCGGCCGACATCTCCTTGTCGAACGAGCCGAGGTCGAGCGTGAACACGGCGCCGCCGAGACCGGCGAACACACCGCCCAGCAGCACCGCCTGCCAGCGCACCCGGTTGACGTTGATGCCCACGGTGTCGGCGGCCTTGGGGTGCTCGCCGACCGACCGGACCCGCAGGCCCCACCTGGTCTGGAAGAGCAGCCACCACACGAGCGGCGCGGCGACGTACATGAAGTAGACGAGGAGCGTCTGGTTGAACAGCGCCTGCCCGATGTAGGGGATGTCGGCGAGGCCCGGGATCTCGACGGACTCCAGCAGCTCGGGCTGGTTGAACATCTCCTCGTTGTCGTCGGGGATCTGGCCCAGCAGGAAGCTGGTGATGCCGTAGCCGAACGCGACGAGCACGACCCCGACGACCACCTGGTCGACGTGGTAGCGGAGCGCGAAGGTGCCGAGGAGGGCGGCCATGCCGACGCCGGCGAGGATGCCGCCGAGGAGCCCGAAGATCGAGCACCAGAACAACGGGATCGCGGCGATCGAGGCGACCGCGAACGAGGAGAACACCGAGCCGAAGAACGCACCGGCGATGAACTGGCCCTCGATCGCGATGTTGACGACGCCCGCCCGCTCGCACAGCACGCCGGCGAGCGCGCCGAACACCAGCGGTGTCGCGAGCGAGATCGTGCCCTCGATCGGGTTGGTGATCGACGCGGCGAACCCGTCGGGGTCGGCGTAGGCCCACATCAGGAACGCGCCGTAGAAGCCGATCCCGACCAGGACGCTGACGATCATCCCGACCCAGCCGCGCGGGTAGCGGTTGAGGATCGCGAGCACCAGCGCGATGGCGGTGATCGCGACCGCGGTCCAGGACACGAGGGTCCCGTCGAACTCGACGGGCAGGTTCTCCTTGGTGCGCGGGCCCTTCAGCAGGTGCGACACGGTCGGGTCGTTGATGTCGAGCTTGAACCAGACCTCGGCCGCGAGCACGATCGCCAGCACCACGACGAGCTTGACCTGGCGGCGTACGTCGGCGCGGTCGCGCACCTGGGGCTCGGGTGCCCCGGCGGCCGGCGCCGGAGCGTCGACGACGGTGCTCATGCGGTCACCTCCTGTGCCTCGGTGCCGGCTCGTCGGCGCCGGATCCGCGTCAGCCCGCGGATCAGGGCGGGCGCCGCGACGAACAGCACGATCAGCGCCTGGACGACCTGGATCAGCTCGGGAGGTACGCCGGCCGCGGTCTGCATGCCGAGCCCGCCGGCCGAGAGCGCACCGAAGAGGAGGCCGGCGAGGACGGTGCCGAACGGCGTCGCGCGACCGAGCAGCGCGACCGTGATCGCGTCGAAGCCGACCGACCCGACGACCTGGTCGGTGACGCCCTGGCGCAGGCCGAGGACGGTCATGGTGGCCGCGAGACCCGCGAGCAGGCCGGCGATCGCCATCGCCGCGATGTAGACCTTCGAGACGCTCATGCCCGCGGTGCGGGCGGCGTCGGGGTTGGCGCCGACCGCGCGCAGCTCGAAGCCGAGCTTGCTACGGACCAGCAGCCACCACACGGCGACGGCGGCGAGCAGCGCGACCAGGATGCCGAGGTGGAGGCCGGCGACGGTCGGGTACTGCGCGTCGCTGTCGACGACCGGGCTCAGCAGGTTGTCGCTGCCGGGCCGCTGGAACGCCTCCCGGGCCAGGAAGAACAGCACGGTGAACCGGCCGACCTGGTTGAGCATGATCGTGGTGATCACCTCGTGCGCGCCGGAGCGTGCCTTCAGCAGGCCGACGACGCCGCCCCACAGGGCGCCCGCGACCAGCGCGGCGGCGATCGCGGCGAGCAGGTGGATGACCGGCGGCATGTCGTAGTGGAAGCCGACGTAGCCGGCGGCCAGCGCGGCGACGAGCATCTGGCCCTGGGCGCCGATGTTGAACAGGCCCGCCCGGAACGCGAGCGCCACGCCGAGACCGGCGCAGATCAGGGGCGCCGAGCGCTCCAGCGTCCGCTCCCAGGCGGGACCGGAGCCGAACGCACCGCGCAGCAGAGCGGTGTAGGCGTCCCACACGGCCTCCGCGGAGTAGCGCAGGACGTCGCCGGCGTAGACGAAGAACGAGCCGGGGTTGCCGAACAGGCCGTCGAGCGACTCGATGACCTGCTCGTCGGACAGGATGATCAGGAACGCGCCGACGAGCAGGGCGAGCGCGACCGCGATCACGGTGTCGCGGACCGTGGGCAGCCACTTGGCCCAGTCGCGGTCCTTCCCGGTCGCCTCGGGCATCAGGGTCTCGGGCTGGGGCGACATCTCGCGTGCGGGCTCGGTCATGAGGCCACCTCCCCCGTCTCGGGCGTGGCTCCGGCCATCAGCAGACCAATCTCTTCGCGGGGCAGGTCGGGACTCACGGTGGCGACGATGCGGCCGTCGTACATCACGGCGATCCGGTCGGACAGCGCGTAGATCTCGTCGAGCTCGGTGGACACGATGATCACGGCGGTGCCGCGGTCCCGCTCGGCAATGATCCGCTTGTGGATGAACTCGATGGAGCCGACGTCGACGCCGCGCGTCGGCTGCGAGGCGATGAGCACCTTCAGCGGCCGGGAGAACTCGCGGGCGACGACGACCTTCTGCTGGTTGCCGCCCGACAGTGACGCCACCGGCGTCTCGGCCGACTCGGTGCGGATGTCGAACTCCTGGATGCGCGCCTCGGCGTTGTCGGCGATCGCGTCGAGCCGGAGCGCCGGTCCGGAGGAGAAC
Proteins encoded in this region:
- a CDS encoding ABC transporter permease, whose amino-acid sequence is MSTVVDAPAPAAGAPEPQVRDRADVRRQVKLVVVLAIVLAAEVWFKLDINDPTVSHLLKGPRTKENLPVEFDGTLVSWTAVAITAIALVLAILNRYPRGWVGMIVSVLVGIGFYGAFLMWAYADPDGFAASITNPIEGTISLATPLVFGALAGVLCERAGVVNIAIEGQFIAGAFFGSVFSSFAVASIAAIPLFWCSIFGLLGGILAGVGMAALLGTFALRYHVDQVVVGVVLVAFGYGITSFLLGQIPDDNEEMFNQPELLESVEIPGLADIPYIGQALFNQTLLVYFMYVAAPLVWWLLFQTRWGLRVRSVGEHPKAADTVGINVNRVRWQAVLLGGVFAGLGGAVFTLDLGSFDKEMSAGTGFIALAAVIMGRWHPIYAALAALLFGFLRTLENQLSILDEKVPGELLSALPYLATIIAVAGFAGRVRPPAADGQPYVKSD
- a CDS encoding ABC transporter permease, with the protein product MTEPAREMSPQPETLMPEATGKDRDWAKWLPTVRDTVIAVALALLVGAFLIILSDEQVIESLDGLFGNPGSFFVYAGDVLRYSAEAVWDAYTALLRGAFGSGPAWERTLERSAPLICAGLGVALAFRAGLFNIGAQGQMLVAALAAGYVGFHYDMPPVIHLLAAIAAALVAGALWGGVVGLLKARSGAHEVITTIMLNQVGRFTVLFFLAREAFQRPGSDNLLSPVVDSDAQYPTVAGLHLGILVALLAAVAVWWLLVRSKLGFELRAVGANPDAARTAGMSVSKVYIAAMAIAGLLAGLAATMTVLGLRQGVTDQVVGSVGFDAITVALLGRATPFGTVLAGLLFGALSAGGLGMQTAAGVPPELIQVVQALIVLFVAAPALIRGLTRIRRRRAGTEAQEVTA